A genomic window from Brassica oleracea var. oleracea cultivar TO1000 chromosome C8, BOL, whole genome shotgun sequence includes:
- the LOC106311958 gene encoding N-alpha-acetyltransferase 40 isoform X3 produces MDSKNRRKILEKKKKIHDLIKRASSILDPLSPFDSFRRYTKNDLSVYLESGRGDRLSSSLKQHIRKLLKNMEGFYGSNWPLQAKVKRTEMTSPDARYIFVRELRYGSKAYETASKEGCDQITGFVHYRFTLEEEVPVLYVYEIQLESRIQGKGLGEFLMQLIELIASKNKMSAIVLTVQTSNALAMTFYMSKLGYRISSISPSKANLPNFLAKYEILCKTFDSEAKSVLEKNDGEPTRDCVSTVE; encoded by the exons ATGGATTCAAAGAATCGGCGAAAG ATACTAGAGAAGAAGAAGAAGATTCATGACCTTATAAAAAGAGCTTCTTCCATACTCGATCCTCTTTCTCCCTTTGATTCCTTCCGTCGTTACACGAAAAATG ACTTATCTGTCTACTTGGAATCTGGCCGTGGAGATAGACTTTCCTCGTCTCTGAAACAACACATTCGAAAGCTCTTGAAG AACATGGAAGGATTCTACGGGTCTAATTGGCCACTTCAAGCAAAGGTGAAGCGTACGGAGATGACTTCTCCAGACGCACGCTATATATTTGTGCGGGAGCTGCGTTATGGTAGTAAAGCCTATGAGACGGCGTCTAAGGAAGGGTGTGATCAGATTACTGGATTCGTGCATTATCGGTTTACTTTAGAGGAAGAGGTACCTGTTCTGTATGTGTATGAAATTCAGCTGGAGTCTCGGATTCAAGGGAAAGGATTGGGAGAGTTTTTGATGCAGTTGATTGAGCTTATTGCCTCCAAG AATAAGATGAGTGCTATCGTGCTGACTGTTCAAACATCCAATGCATTGGCGATGACTTTCTACATGAGCAAGCTAGG ATACAGAATATCAAGCATTTCACCATCGAAAGCTAATCTTCCG AATTTCTTGGCGAAGTATGAGATACTTTGCAAAACATTTGATTCTGAAGCTAAATCTGTATTGGAG AAGAATGACGGAGAACCAACCAGAGACTGCGTTTCAACCGTGGAATAG
- the LOC106311959 gene encoding nudix hydrolase 4, protein MTGFSVSLIVSNFSNVASYLSPIFETIPSKVVPAQIEKVVSLVSRTGRDLQRYDNSGYRQVVGCVPYRYKTQQVNGTESKEIEVLLISAQKGKGMLFPKGGWEIDESMEEAALRETIEEAGVTGELEEKLGRWQYKSKRHNIIHHGYMFALLVDQEFERWPEAEMRQRKWVGLDEAREVCQNWWMREALEAFVNLKCNTEEVEIEANESGNDV, encoded by the exons ATGACAGGCTTCTCTGTGTCTCTTATCGTCTCAAACTTCTCAAACGTCGCCTCGTATCTGTCTCCGATCTTTGAGACCATACCGTCAAAGGTTGTCCCAGCGCAGATCGAGAAGGTTGTCTCTTTGGTCTCTCGCACCGGCAGAGATTTGCAACGTTACGATAACTCTGGCTATCGTCAAGTCGTCGG ATGTGTACCGTACCGATACAAGACACAACAAGTCAACGGAACTGAATCCAAAGAAATCGAAGTTCTTCTCATCAGTGCTCAAAAGGGGAAAGGAATGTTATTCCCAAAAGGAGGTTGGGAGATTGATGAGTCGATGGAGGAAGCGGCTCTGAGAGAGACGATCGAAGAAGCTGGTGTGACCGGGGAGCTAGAGGAGAAGCTAGGGAGATGGCAATACAAAAGCAAAAGACATAACATCATTCACCATGGATACATGTTTGCTTTGCTCGTTGACCAGGAGTTCGAGCGATGGCCTGAGGCGGAAATGAGACAACGCAAATGGGTGGGTTTGGATGAAGCAAGAGAGGTTTGTCAGAACTGGTGGATGAGAGAAGCTCTTGAAGCATTTGTTAACCTGAAATGTAACACCGAGGAGGTTGAGATCGAAGCTAATGAAAGTGGAAACGATGTTTAG
- the LOC106311958 gene encoding N-alpha-acetyltransferase 40 isoform X2, which yields MDSKNRRKILEKKKKIHDLIKRASSILDPLSPFDSFRRYTKNDLSVYLESGRGDRLSSSLKQHIRKLLKKNMEGFYGSNWPLQAKVKRTEMTSPDARYIFVRELRYGSKAYETASKEGCDQITGFVHYRFTLEEEVPVLYVYEIQLESRIQGKGLGEFLMQLIELIASKNKMSAIVLTVQTSNALAMTFYMSKLGYRISSISPSKANLPNFLAKYEILCKTFDSEAKSVLENDGEPTRDCVSTVE from the exons ATGGATTCAAAGAATCGGCGAAAG ATACTAGAGAAGAAGAAGAAGATTCATGACCTTATAAAAAGAGCTTCTTCCATACTCGATCCTCTTTCTCCCTTTGATTCCTTCCGTCGTTACACGAAAAATG ACTTATCTGTCTACTTGGAATCTGGCCGTGGAGATAGACTTTCCTCGTCTCTGAAACAACACATTCGAAAGCTCTTGAAG AAGAACATGGAAGGATTCTACGGGTCTAATTGGCCACTTCAAGCAAAGGTGAAGCGTACGGAGATGACTTCTCCAGACGCACGCTATATATTTGTGCGGGAGCTGCGTTATGGTAGTAAAGCCTATGAGACGGCGTCTAAGGAAGGGTGTGATCAGATTACTGGATTCGTGCATTATCGGTTTACTTTAGAGGAAGAGGTACCTGTTCTGTATGTGTATGAAATTCAGCTGGAGTCTCGGATTCAAGGGAAAGGATTGGGAGAGTTTTTGATGCAGTTGATTGAGCTTATTGCCTCCAAG AATAAGATGAGTGCTATCGTGCTGACTGTTCAAACATCCAATGCATTGGCGATGACTTTCTACATGAGCAAGCTAGG ATACAGAATATCAAGCATTTCACCATCGAAAGCTAATCTTCCG AATTTCTTGGCGAAGTATGAGATACTTTGCAAAACATTTGATTCTGAAGCTAAATCTGTATTGGAG AATGACGGAGAACCAACCAGAGACTGCGTTTCAACCGTGGAATAG
- the LOC106310907 gene encoding protein YLS3-like, producing MEIVRFAVIFVLCSISSSNAATTPPSGGAGDAHSMPCIQKLMPCQPYLHSATPPPPASCCMPLKEIVETDVNCLCSVFNNVDMLKSLNLTKENALVLPKACGANADVSQCKASTGTTTPSTSPGTTKTPPASPTESGSTGGPASSTAKPSDSAPAINFSGISFASAFVALTTILF from the exons ATGGAGATTGTTAGGTTCGCGGTCATTTTTGTACTTTGCTCCATCTCGTCTTCCAACGCCGCAACTACACCGCCGAGCGGCGGAGCAGGAGATGCTCACTCAATGCCATGTATACAAAAACTGATGCCGTGTCAGCCGTATCTTCACTCGGCGACTCCCCCGCCTCCAGCGTCGTGTTGTATGCCGTTGAAGGAGATCGTCGAGACCGACGTGAACTGTCTTTGCTCCGTCTTCAACAACGTAGATATGCTTAAATCGCTTAACCTTACTAAAGAAAACGCTCTTGTTCTCCCCAAAGCTTGTGGCGCCAACGCTGATGTGTCACAATGCAAAGCCAGCACCG GTACTACGACGCCTTCGACGTCACCGGGAACTACTAAAACTCCTCCGGCATCTCCCACTG AAAGCGGATCTACCGGAGGTCCAGCCTCTTCAACGGCCAAACCATCAGACTCGGCTCCCGCCATCAACTTTTCTGGAATTAGCTTCGCCTCCGCTTTCGTGGCATTGACAACAATCTTATTCTGA
- the LOC106311958 gene encoding N-alpha-acetyltransferase 40 isoform X1 — MDSKNRRKILEKKKKIHDLIKRASSILDPLSPFDSFRRYTKNDLSVYLESGRGDRLSSSLKQHIRKLLKKNMEGFYGSNWPLQAKVKRTEMTSPDARYIFVRELRYGSKAYETASKEGCDQITGFVHYRFTLEEEVPVLYVYEIQLESRIQGKGLGEFLMQLIELIASKNKMSAIVLTVQTSNALAMTFYMSKLGYRISSISPSKANLPNFLAKYEILCKTFDSEAKSVLEKNDGEPTRDCVSTVE; from the exons ATGGATTCAAAGAATCGGCGAAAG ATACTAGAGAAGAAGAAGAAGATTCATGACCTTATAAAAAGAGCTTCTTCCATACTCGATCCTCTTTCTCCCTTTGATTCCTTCCGTCGTTACACGAAAAATG ACTTATCTGTCTACTTGGAATCTGGCCGTGGAGATAGACTTTCCTCGTCTCTGAAACAACACATTCGAAAGCTCTTGAAG AAGAACATGGAAGGATTCTACGGGTCTAATTGGCCACTTCAAGCAAAGGTGAAGCGTACGGAGATGACTTCTCCAGACGCACGCTATATATTTGTGCGGGAGCTGCGTTATGGTAGTAAAGCCTATGAGACGGCGTCTAAGGAAGGGTGTGATCAGATTACTGGATTCGTGCATTATCGGTTTACTTTAGAGGAAGAGGTACCTGTTCTGTATGTGTATGAAATTCAGCTGGAGTCTCGGATTCAAGGGAAAGGATTGGGAGAGTTTTTGATGCAGTTGATTGAGCTTATTGCCTCCAAG AATAAGATGAGTGCTATCGTGCTGACTGTTCAAACATCCAATGCATTGGCGATGACTTTCTACATGAGCAAGCTAGG ATACAGAATATCAAGCATTTCACCATCGAAAGCTAATCTTCCG AATTTCTTGGCGAAGTATGAGATACTTTGCAAAACATTTGATTCTGAAGCTAAATCTGTATTGGAG AAGAATGACGGAGAACCAACCAGAGACTGCGTTTCAACCGTGGAATAG
- the LOC106310665 gene encoding uncharacterized protein LOC106310665 yields MGNTSSCSPSNSSSGVVKILAPFTGTLEVFSKPIKTSQIVSQNSGLFITDSTLLQIGHRVTAVSPDEFLRPRRHLYLLLPTDMLYSVLTHEELALISEKAAEILNENRHNHLKKIFRRRNSSSVKDDNHHHDHGGVEIRETLEEKVLYESKYGSWRPGLETIVES; encoded by the coding sequence ATGGGAAACACATCTTCATGCTCACCATCAAACTCATCATCAGGAGTAGTCAAAATCTTAGCTCCTTTCACCGGAACGCTCGAAGTCTTCTCAAAACCCATAAAGACTTCCCAAATCGTATCTCAAAACTCAGGTCTATTTATAACCGACTCAACTTTGCTCCAAATAGGCCACCGAGTCACCGCCGTATCTCCCGACGAGTTCTTGCGGCCGAGACGACATCTATACCTCCTCCTTCCCACAGACATGTTATACTCTGTCTTAACACACGAAGAACTAGCTCTCATCTCCGAGAAAGCAGCAGAGATACTCAATGAAAACCGGCATAACCATTTGAAGAAAATATTCCGAAGAAGAAACTCATCGTCTGTTAAGGATGATAATCATCATCATGATCATGGTGGTGTGGAAATAAGAGAAACCCTAGAAGAGAAGGTACTATACGAATCCAAATATGGATCTTGGAGGCCTGGATTGGAGACGATCGTGGAGAGCTAG
- the LOC106311960 gene encoding mitochondrial import inner membrane translocase subunit TIM22-4: MSNDSSAEPAAGSSGSNESVTKIEPIRMPTIEEMRAQEVWNNCAVKSVASGVMGGGLGLMMGLFMGALDNPIMHDTMTGRQQFVYTAKQMGQRSWSSCKTFAVMGLVYSAAECIVEKARAKHDIINTAVAGCVTGGAMSARGGPKAACMGCVGFATFSVLIEKFFDRHT, translated from the exons ATGTCTAACGATTCTAGTGCTGAACCGGCTGCTGGTTCTTCGGGTTCTAATGAGAGCGTTACCAAGATCGAGCCGATACGGATGCCAACCATCGAGGAGATGCGAGCCCAAGAGGTTTGGAACAACTGCGCCGTCAAAAGTGTAGCTAGTGGAGTCATGG GAGGAGGGCTTGGGTTGATGATGGGTTTGTTTATGGGAGCATTGGATAATCCTATTATGCATGATACGATGACTGGTAGGCAGCAGTTTGTGTACACGGCTAAACAAATGGGGCAAAGGAGTTGGAGTTCTTGCAAGACTTTTGCGGTTATGGGTTTGGTTTACTCAGCTGCTGAATGCATTGTCGAGAAG GCAAGAGCAAAGCATGACATAATAAACACCGCTGTTGCTGGATGTGTGACCGGCGGTGCAATGTCTGCCCGAG GTGGGCCAAAAGCTGCGTGTATGGGCTGCGTTGGGTTTGCAACTTTCTCAGTACTCATAGAGAAGTTCTTCGATAGGCATACGTAA